Proteins encoded by one window of Moorella humiferrea:
- the rd gene encoding rubredoxin → MEKYICTVCGYVYDPVEGDPENGIPAGTPFGELPEEWVCPVCSVGKELFEPEA, encoded by the coding sequence ATGGAAAAATACATTTGTACGGTATGCGGTTATGTCTACGACCCGGTCGAAGGCGACCCGGAAAACGGCATCCCTGCGGGAACGCCCTTTGGCGAATTACCGGAAGAGTGGGTATGCCCGGTTTGCAGTGTAGGCAAAGAACTGTTTGAGCCTGAAGCATAG
- a CDS encoding NAD(P)/FAD-dependent oxidoreductase, translating to MNYVIIGNSIAAVNAVAGIREYDREGSITIVSAENYYAYGRPLISYWLEKRVQDQDMPYRPQEFYEKNCVRVILGRRAVKLDPEACQVHLDNGEKLPYDRLLLATGGRPFVPPIDGLTSADYFTFINYDDVRRLEAFAIPGREAVILGAGPTGLKAMESLVQRGVKVTLVELADRIWAPALDEEAASMIATFLQDKGVNLYLNDTLTRVYREADDRLHLELKSGRELQADILVMAIGVRPNVELLEGLPGVTINRGVVVGPDLSTGLPGVYAAGDVVAGSPPLLPHAAIQGKIAGRNMAGAREIYQPLPPYNALGFLGLHIISMGNSAADEGYEVLTEIDPAALVYRKLVLKDNRLDGVLLINKIDHRAGIYRQLLEEGLEVAPFKDALLRPDFGLLNLPEIIWRQKLAE from the coding sequence ATGAACTACGTCATTATCGGCAATTCCATAGCGGCCGTCAACGCCGTTGCCGGAATCCGGGAGTATGACCGGGAAGGCTCCATTACCATCGTCTCGGCGGAAAACTATTATGCCTATGGCCGGCCCCTGATTTCCTACTGGCTGGAAAAGCGGGTCCAGGACCAGGATATGCCCTACCGGCCGCAAGAGTTTTATGAAAAAAATTGCGTCCGCGTCATCCTGGGACGCCGGGCCGTAAAACTGGACCCGGAAGCCTGCCAGGTCCACCTGGATAACGGTGAGAAGCTTCCCTACGACCGTTTGCTCCTCGCCACCGGCGGTCGACCTTTTGTACCGCCCATCGACGGGTTGACGTCGGCTGACTATTTTACCTTTATTAATTATGACGACGTTCGGCGCCTGGAGGCTTTTGCCATCCCCGGGCGGGAAGCTGTCATTCTGGGGGCCGGGCCCACGGGCCTCAAGGCCATGGAGAGCCTGGTGCAGCGGGGCGTCAAAGTAACGCTGGTAGAGCTGGCCGACCGCATCTGGGCACCGGCCCTGGATGAGGAAGCGGCAAGCATGATTGCCACCTTCCTGCAGGATAAAGGTGTCAATCTTTATTTAAATGATACCCTGACGCGCGTCTACCGGGAGGCAGACGACCGCCTTCACCTGGAGCTTAAATCCGGCAGGGAACTCCAGGCCGACATCCTGGTGATGGCCATCGGCGTGCGGCCCAACGTTGAGCTGCTCGAGGGTTTACCCGGGGTGACCATTAACCGCGGCGTCGTTGTGGGACCGGACCTCAGCACCGGCTTACCCGGCGTTTATGCCGCCGGGGATGTGGTGGCCGGCAGTCCGCCTCTACTACCCCATGCCGCCATCCAGGGGAAAATAGCCGGCCGCAATATGGCCGGAGCACGGGAGATCTATCAACCCTTACCGCCCTATAACGCCCTCGGTTTCCTAGGACTGCATATTATCAGCATGGGTAACAGTGCTGCCGACGAGGGATATGAAGTCCTGACGGAAATAGACCCTGCCGCCCTGGTCTACCGCAAGCTTGTCTTAAAGGATAACCGCCTGGACGGCGTGCTGCTGATCAATAAAATCGACCACCGGGCCGGCATCTACCGCCAGTTGCTCGAAGAAGGCCTTGAGGTCGCGCCCTTTAAAGATGCATTGTTGCGGCCGGATTTCGGTCTCTTGAATTTGCCGGAAATCATCTGGCGGCAAAAGCTGGCAGAGTGA
- the fprA gene encoding nitric oxide reductase FrpA: protein MGQPVTIAEGIYWVGAIDWNIRYFHGPAFSTHRGTTYNAYYIVDEKTALVDTVYEPFQGELIAKLKQIQDPMKIDYLVVNHTESDHAGAFPAIMDLCPSAHVLCTQRGYESLKDHYPHLDFQYTIVKTGTSISLGKRTLTFIEAPMLHWPDSMFTYIPEEALLLPNDAFGQHFASSVRFDDQVDVGIVMDEAAKYYANILMPFSNLITKKLEEIQKMNINIKTIAPSHGIIWRQNPNRIIEAYTRWAEGKGTAKAVIAYDTMWLSTEKMAYALLDGLVAGGCEVKLFKLSVSDRNDIIKEILDARAVLVGSPTINNDILPVVSPLLDDLVGLRPKNKIGLAFGAYGWGGGAQKILEERLKAAKIELFAEPGPTVKWVPKTEDLQRCYELGREMATRIKD from the coding sequence ATGGGCCAGCCCGTTACCATTGCGGAAGGTATTTACTGGGTGGGGGCCATCGACTGGAACATCCGCTACTTTCATGGCCCCGCCTTTTCCACCCACCGGGGTACTACATATAATGCCTACTATATTGTCGACGAAAAAACCGCCCTGGTGGACACCGTTTACGAACCCTTTCAAGGAGAATTAATTGCCAAACTGAAGCAGATCCAGGACCCGATGAAAATCGACTACCTGGTGGTCAACCACACTGAAAGCGACCATGCCGGCGCCTTTCCGGCCATCATGGACCTCTGCCCCAGCGCCCATGTCCTCTGTACTCAGCGTGGTTATGAGAGCCTGAAGGATCATTACCCGCATCTTGATTTCCAGTATACCATCGTCAAAACGGGAACCAGCATCAGCCTGGGCAAACGAACCCTTACATTTATTGAAGCCCCTATGCTCCACTGGCCCGACAGCATGTTTACATATATACCCGAAGAGGCCCTGCTGCTGCCCAACGATGCCTTCGGCCAGCACTTCGCTTCCAGCGTTCGCTTCGACGATCAAGTAGATGTAGGAATTGTCATGGATGAGGCAGCCAAGTATTACGCCAACATCCTCATGCCCTTTAGTAACTTGATTACTAAAAAGCTGGAAGAAATTCAGAAAATGAACATAAATATTAAAACTATTGCCCCCAGCCACGGTATTATCTGGCGGCAGAATCCCAACCGAATCATTGAGGCCTACACCCGCTGGGCTGAAGGCAAAGGTACGGCGAAAGCCGTTATTGCCTACGATACCATGTGGTTGAGTACGGAAAAGATGGCTTATGCCCTCCTGGACGGCCTGGTGGCCGGTGGCTGCGAGGTCAAGCTTTTCAAGCTCTCCGTATCCGACCGCAACGACATTATCAAGGAGATCCTCGATGCCCGCGCCGTCCTGGTGGGCTCGCCGACCATCAATAACGACATCCTGCCGGTGGTTTCTCCCCTCCTGGATGACCTGGTAGGCTTAAGACCAAAAAATAAAATCGGCCTGGCCTTCGGCGCTTACGGCTGGGGCGGCGGCGCCCAGAAGATCCTGGAGGAGCGCCTGAAGGCCGCCAAAATCGAGCTCTTTGCCGAGCCCGGCCCCACGGTGAAGTGGGTTCCCAAGACCGAAGACCTGCAACGTTGCTACGAACTGGGGCGGGAAATGGCGACCAGAATCAAGGATTAA
- a CDS encoding ferritin-like domain-containing protein has product MFHASEVFAFARAIEQKGQAFYQAMAASARDDRARKLFQRLALEEGQHILDFEQLASKATPYDPPESYPGEYEAYMQALVDSNVFHKDLHPETLAKQITNDEEALNFAIQFEKDALLFFSGLKNLVSVTETAMIDELLRQERRHLCDLHSALQNK; this is encoded by the coding sequence ATGTTCCACGCCAGCGAAGTCTTCGCATTTGCCCGGGCCATTGAACAAAAGGGCCAGGCCTTTTATCAAGCTATGGCTGCCAGCGCCCGGGATGATAGAGCCCGCAAGCTTTTCCAACGTTTGGCCTTAGAAGAAGGCCAGCATATCCTGGATTTTGAGCAACTAGCTTCTAAAGCAACTCCATACGATCCCCCGGAGTCTTACCCGGGGGAGTATGAGGCCTACATGCAGGCCCTGGTGGATAGCAATGTTTTCCATAAGGACCTGCATCCTGAGACCCTAGCCAAGCAGATTACCAATGATGAAGAGGCCCTGAATTTCGCCATCCAGTTTGAAAAGGATGCCCTGCTGTTTTTCAGCGGCTTAAAGAACCTTGTATCTGTAACTGAGACTGCAATGATTGATGAGTTGTTACGCCAGGAAAGGCGGCACCTGTGCGATCTGCACAGCGCCTTGCAGAATAAATAA
- a CDS encoding desulfoferrodoxin: protein MTAIGQIYKCNVCGNIVEVLHPGVGSLVCCGKPMELMNENTVDASKEKHVPVVTKVDGGFKVTVGSVPHPMEEKHYIEWIELQAGGQVLRQHLDPGDAPEAVFCTESRSATARAYCNLHGHWKSNYEYE, encoded by the coding sequence ATGACAGCAATCGGCCAAATTTATAAGTGCAACGTTTGTGGTAATATCGTTGAGGTTCTCCATCCCGGAGTTGGGTCCCTGGTCTGCTGCGGCAAACCCATGGAGTTGATGAACGAGAACACCGTAGACGCCAGCAAGGAAAAGCATGTACCGGTAGTTACTAAAGTTGATGGCGGTTTTAAAGTGACCGTTGGCAGTGTTCCCCATCCAATGGAAGAAAAGCATTACATTGAGTGGATCGAGCTCCAGGCCGGCGGCCAGGTCTTGCGGCAGCACCTGGACCCCGGCGACGCTCCCGAGGCAGTTTTTTGTACTGAATCCAGGAGTGCCACGGCCCGCGCCTATTGCAACCTGCACGGCCACTGGAAATCAAATTATGAATATGAGTAA
- the gnd gene encoding phosphogluconate dehydrogenase (NAD(+)-dependent, decarboxylating), with protein MRVGLIGLGKMGLNLALNMLDHGHEVIGYARTKATVDYAAAQGIKGAYSLGEMVDLLKTPRLVWLMIPAGPAVDEVIEHLLPLLSPGDIIVDGGNSHYKDTLRRYEYLKARGIRFADSGTSGGMEGARYGACCMVGAEDEVFAYLEHLFKDITVPGGYLHTGPPGSGHYVKMVHNGIEYGMMQAIGEGMEVLAKGPFKLDLRAVAGVWRHGSVIRGWLMDLMEKALSKDVTLESIKDIAYSSGEGLWTVEEALRLKVPAPVITAALQMRYRSEQEESFATKVVAALRHEFGGHEVARK; from the coding sequence TTGCGCGTTGGCTTAATAGGCTTAGGCAAAATGGGCCTCAACCTGGCCCTCAATATGCTGGATCATGGTCACGAAGTGATAGGGTATGCCCGTACGAAGGCTACCGTCGATTATGCTGCGGCGCAAGGAATTAAAGGCGCCTATAGTTTGGGAGAAATGGTAGACCTACTTAAGACGCCGCGTTTGGTCTGGTTGATGATCCCTGCCGGCCCAGCCGTGGATGAGGTTATCGAGCATTTGTTACCTTTGCTATCTCCAGGTGATATAATCGTCGACGGGGGTAACTCTCATTATAAGGACACCCTGCGGCGTTACGAATATTTGAAGGCCAGGGGTATTCGCTTCGCCGATTCTGGTACCAGCGGCGGGATGGAGGGGGCCCGCTACGGTGCCTGCTGCATGGTGGGGGCCGAGGATGAAGTTTTTGCCTACCTCGAGCATTTGTTTAAGGATATAACAGTTCCCGGGGGTTACCTGCACACCGGTCCTCCCGGCAGCGGTCACTATGTCAAAATGGTCCATAACGGCATCGAATACGGCATGATGCAGGCCATCGGCGAAGGAATGGAAGTTCTGGCTAAAGGGCCCTTTAAACTGGATCTCAGGGCCGTGGCCGGGGTCTGGCGTCATGGTTCGGTAATCCGCGGCTGGCTTATGGATCTTATGGAAAAGGCCCTCAGCAAGGACGTCACTTTGGAAAGCATTAAAGACATCGCCTATTCATCCGGTGAGGGTCTGTGGACGGTAGAAGAAGCCCTGCGCCTGAAAGTACCGGCACCGGTAATCACGGCAGCCCTGCAGATGCGTTACCGCTCCGAGCAGGAGGAGAGCTTCGCCACCAAGGTGGTGGCCGCTCTGCGCCATGAATTCGGCGGACACGAGGTGGCCCGAAAATAG
- a CDS encoding flavin reductase: MDTKALYTISYGLYIVTAKKDDRLNGQVANTVFQISSAPPTVAVSINKQNLTHEFIQAGRNFAVSVLAREAPLSLIGRFGFKSGREVDKFAGLNYKLTQGGLPYLAEDTLAYLEAEVNQTVDAGTHSIFIGTLRDAAVLRQGEPMTYAYYHQVKRGTTPQTAPTFAAARVESGPAAAAPRYRCTICNYIYDPTQGDPEHGIASGTPFEDLPGDWACPICGAGKDAFEKI, encoded by the coding sequence TTGGATACCAAAGCCCTATATACTATCTCTTACGGGTTGTACATCGTCACGGCAAAAAAGGACGACCGCTTAAACGGCCAGGTTGCCAACACCGTCTTTCAGATTTCCTCGGCACCGCCGACGGTTGCCGTCAGCATTAATAAGCAAAACCTGACCCATGAATTCATCCAGGCCGGACGGAACTTTGCCGTCTCGGTCCTGGCCAGGGAGGCCCCCCTTTCCCTCATCGGCCGGTTCGGCTTCAAATCCGGACGCGAGGTAGACAAATTTGCCGGCTTAAACTACAAGTTAACGCAGGGAGGACTTCCTTACCTGGCTGAGGACACCCTGGCCTACCTTGAGGCTGAAGTAAATCAGACGGTCGACGCCGGCACCCACAGCATATTTATCGGCACTTTGAGGGACGCCGCCGTCTTGCGCCAGGGTGAGCCCATGACCTATGCTTACTACCATCAGGTCAAGCGCGGTACGACCCCGCAAACGGCGCCTACCTTCGCGGCCGCCCGGGTGGAAAGCGGGCCGGCAGCCGCTGCACCCAGGTACCGGTGCACTATCTGCAATTATATCTATGACCCGACCCAGGGCGACCCGGAACACGGCATTGCTTCGGGTACACCCTTTGAGGACCTGCCTGGCGACTGGGCCTGCCCCATCTGCGGCGCCGGCAAGGATGCCTTCGAGAAAATTTGA
- a CDS encoding IS200/IS605 family accessory protein TnpB-related protein produces the protein MKKQRKNKKRMSELNGGLKYTICGEWFPEAYPAYRSKKWGRGDEDPLDTEMRLFCACERWAFNRLMEGRSREELKQEGQRVFGLNSRYCDDAILKARAIIESQKELLALEIEETETKLSRAKKKFHWAAKVLDKAIKAKDPAKIEKTKRILHGRKARVKKLAAKLAELQKHEANGTIPKVVFGGRALWRQICRGKTSREEWRHTRQNRLYARGDETKGGNPNMKVAYQEGRFTLAVTISHLSEQKGTDSKGRPIMTRAPRVEGELWLPEKHRLKVWGLLLSGAPYNVELIRCRDNRYRVHIAFTVTAPELVTDPNRGYLGIDTNPDGVALANVNYFGQPEPWPEGFTVPYPKALHKFAGEFQTIVHPNGFLYLKIPELAYSRSFRRTYLIGVLAQVVVNIARVLGKSIAIEDLGFGKDRLDTDKKFNRMAANFPYRKITEAIIRKAYKEGVGVKPVRPAHTSTIGYWKYMERYGVTIHHAAALAIARRAIGFKEHITKELKQKIQAIKEKLNQKANSLPGEGKGMTRKVKQQIMRLGEKVSVHNGLDRYKQESFYSVWHDLKQLALSSR, from the coding sequence ATGAAGAAACAGCGAAAGAACAAAAAGAGAATGAGTGAACTTAACGGCGGTCTTAAGTATACCATCTGCGGCGAGTGGTTTCCGGAAGCTTACCCCGCTTACCGGTCCAAGAAATGGGGCCGGGGGGATGAAGACCCGCTGGATACTGAGATGCGGCTTTTCTGCGCCTGCGAGCGCTGGGCCTTCAACCGGCTTATGGAAGGCCGTTCCCGGGAAGAACTCAAACAAGAAGGCCAGCGGGTATTCGGCTTAAACTCCCGCTATTGTGACGACGCCATACTGAAAGCGAGGGCTATCATAGAATCGCAAAAGGAACTCCTAGCGTTAGAAATCGAGGAAACAGAAACCAAGCTGAGCCGGGCCAAAAAGAAATTCCACTGGGCTGCAAAGGTCCTGGACAAAGCGATCAAGGCCAAAGACCCGGCAAAAATCGAGAAAACCAAACGTATTCTCCACGGCCGCAAAGCCCGGGTCAAAAAGCTTGCCGCCAAACTGGCCGAACTCCAGAAACATGAAGCCAACGGCACTATCCCCAAGGTAGTATTCGGGGGACGGGCCTTATGGCGGCAGATCTGCCGGGGCAAGACCAGCCGGGAAGAATGGCGCCACACCCGGCAGAACCGGTTATACGCCCGGGGCGACGAAACAAAAGGCGGCAACCCCAACATGAAGGTGGCTTACCAGGAGGGGAGATTTACCCTGGCAGTCACTATTTCCCATTTATCCGAGCAAAAAGGTACTGACAGCAAAGGAAGGCCCATAATGACCAGGGCACCGCGGGTGGAAGGAGAGCTCTGGCTGCCGGAAAAACACCGGCTCAAGGTGTGGGGGTTGCTTCTTTCCGGCGCACCCTATAACGTTGAATTGATTAGATGCCGGGACAACCGGTACAGGGTCCATATCGCCTTCACCGTGACGGCGCCTGAATTGGTGACCGACCCCAACCGCGGCTACCTTGGGATAGACACCAACCCAGATGGGGTAGCTCTGGCTAACGTTAATTATTTTGGCCAGCCCGAGCCCTGGCCGGAAGGCTTCACTGTTCCTTATCCCAAAGCCTTGCACAAGTTTGCCGGAGAGTTTCAGACGATAGTACACCCGAACGGTTTCCTTTACCTCAAGATACCGGAACTGGCTTACAGCCGCAGTTTTAGACGTACTTACCTCATCGGCGTTCTGGCCCAGGTAGTGGTGAACATCGCCAGAGTTTTAGGCAAATCTATCGCTATAGAAGACCTGGGCTTCGGCAAAGACCGGCTGGACACCGATAAAAAGTTCAACCGCATGGCGGCCAATTTTCCTTACCGGAAGATAACCGAAGCTATTATCCGTAAAGCCTACAAAGAAGGCGTCGGCGTAAAGCCGGTCCGGCCAGCTCACACTTCCACCATCGGCTATTGGAAATACATGGAGCGGTACGGGGTAACTATCCACCATGCCGCCGCATTGGCAATCGCCCGCCGGGCAATAGGTTTTAAAGAACACATCACCAAAGAGTTAAAACAAAAAATCCAAGCCATTAAAGAAAAGCTGAACCAAAAGGCGAATTCCTTACCTGGGGAAGGAAAAGGGATGACCCGAAAGGTGAAGCAGCAAATCATGCGGCTGGGCGAAAAGGTTTCCGTTCATAACGGCTTAGACCGCTATAAACAGGAATCCTTTTATTCTGTCTGGCATGACTTGAAGCAGCTCGCTTTATCAAGTAGGTGA
- a CDS encoding IS607 family transposase: MGVHPNSLRNWEKRGLIKPVRLPGGQRRYSMDELNKLLQSGQLTGEREAVVLYARVSTKKQADAGNLERQMERLRQYAKEHGFAIMAEFADVASGLNQKRRGLANALKLAEQGEYKKLIIEYPDRLARFGYSYIERHLKYCGVEIIAIAEKEPEDAQSELVKDLLAIVTSFSARLYGARGGKKVRQGFRELIAGVELDEETAKEQKENE; this comes from the coding sequence TTGGGAGTCCATCCCAACAGCCTGCGCAACTGGGAAAAGCGGGGCTTAATCAAGCCTGTGCGTTTGCCTGGAGGCCAGCGCCGGTACTCCATGGATGAACTCAATAAGCTTCTACAGTCCGGCCAATTGACTGGCGAACGCGAGGCAGTCGTGCTGTACGCTCGGGTGTCCACCAAAAAGCAGGCCGACGCCGGCAACCTGGAACGACAAATGGAGCGGTTGCGCCAGTATGCCAAAGAACACGGTTTTGCTATCATGGCAGAATTTGCGGACGTGGCTAGCGGCTTGAACCAGAAGCGCCGTGGCCTGGCCAACGCACTCAAGTTAGCCGAGCAGGGTGAGTATAAGAAACTTATTATTGAGTACCCCGACCGGCTGGCCCGTTTCGGATATTCGTACATTGAGCGTCATTTAAAATATTGCGGCGTAGAAATAATCGCCATAGCGGAAAAAGAGCCGGAAGACGCTCAAAGCGAATTGGTGAAAGATTTGCTGGCCATAGTCACGTCATTTTCTGCCCGGTTATACGGGGCCAGGGGCGGCAAAAAAGTGAGGCAGGGGTTTCGGGAACTAATCGCGGGAGTGGAGCTGGATGAAGAAACAGCGAAAGAACAAAAAGAGAATGAGTGA
- a CDS encoding demethylmenaquinone methyltransferase yields MTGKEEYVRGIFNAIAPRYDLLNTILSFNCDRRWRRFTVAQTGLKPGYKALDVCCGTGMLSLELARAVAPDGQVVGLDFSPRMLEIASSRLANDPNGHLVRLVEGNAIDLPFPDNSFDCATIAFGLRNLPDIKKGLAEMRRVVRPGGRVVSLELAKPTLPFFKQLYYLYFDYLVPLIGRLGVGLDGPYSYLPRSLKGYPHQAEILQYFRELGLDNARYFELTGGIVAVHVGIKR; encoded by the coding sequence GTGACCGGTAAAGAAGAATATGTCCGCGGAATTTTTAACGCCATAGCCCCCCGCTATGATTTGCTCAATACTATTCTCAGTTTTAACTGCGATCGCAGGTGGCGCCGCTTTACGGTGGCTCAGACCGGCCTGAAACCTGGGTACAAGGCCCTGGACGTCTGCTGTGGTACCGGCATGCTGTCCTTAGAGCTGGCCCGGGCCGTGGCTCCCGATGGTCAGGTGGTGGGGCTGGATTTTTCCCCGCGAATGCTGGAGATCGCCTCTTCCCGTTTGGCCAACGATCCTAATGGACACCTGGTTCGTCTGGTGGAAGGTAATGCCATAGACCTCCCTTTTCCGGATAACTCCTTTGATTGCGCTACGATAGCCTTTGGATTGCGTAACCTTCCCGATATTAAAAAAGGGCTTGCAGAAATGAGGCGAGTAGTCCGTCCGGGGGGACGGGTAGTATCGCTGGAATTAGCCAAGCCGACATTGCCTTTTTTTAAACAACTTTATTACCTGTACTTTGATTACCTGGTGCCGCTAATAGGGCGCCTGGGGGTTGGTCTAGACGGCCCCTATAGCTATTTGCCACGATCCCTTAAGGGTTATCCCCACCAGGCGGAAATACTGCAATATTTCCGCGAACTGGGCCTTGACAACGCCCGTTATTTTGAATTGACAGGTGGGATTGTGGCTGTCCACGTGGGTATTAAGAGATAA
- a CDS encoding 4Fe-4S dicluster domain-containing protein, which translates to MKKVYARPAYCMNCHLCEVNCIVAHSRSRDLFRAYKRENLRGTARLIVEERLPLSVAVQCRHCDDPRCVAGCISGAMVKDPETGIVYCQEDKCVGCWTCVVGCPFGAIRPGEKNGRPVPLKCDLCREAEGPACVAGCPNRALVFEERRAGA; encoded by the coding sequence GTGAAAAAAGTTTATGCCCGGCCGGCCTATTGTATGAACTGTCACCTCTGCGAAGTGAACTGCATTGTAGCCCATTCCCGCAGCCGCGACCTTTTTCGGGCCTATAAGCGCGAAAATTTAAGGGGTACAGCGCGGCTGATTGTGGAAGAGCGGTTGCCCCTCTCGGTAGCCGTTCAGTGCCGCCACTGCGATGACCCCCGCTGTGTGGCCGGCTGCATCTCCGGCGCCATGGTCAAAGATCCGGAGACGGGAATTGTTTACTGCCAGGAAGATAAATGCGTGGGGTGCTGGACCTGTGTGGTCGGCTGTCCCTTTGGCGCCATTCGCCCGGGGGAGAAAAACGGCCGCCCCGTACCCTTAAAATGCGACCTCTGTCGGGAGGCTGAGGGGCCGGCCTGCGTGGCCGGTTGTCCCAACCGGGCCCTCGTCTTTGAGGAAAGGAGGGCAGGGGCATGA
- the speD gene encoding adenosylmethionine decarboxylase, producing the protein MRALGRHVLAEVYGCSFEILNDIKKIEEIMVKAALEAGAEIREVCFHKFSPQGVSGVVVISESHLAIHTWPELGYAAVDVFTCGERVNPWDACRYLTEQFQASEVHATEIERGVLEPPRAAAVNL; encoded by the coding sequence TTGCGCGCATTGGGCCGTCATGTTTTAGCTGAGGTTTATGGTTGCAGCTTCGAGATTTTAAATGACATCAAAAAGATCGAGGAAATCATGGTAAAAGCCGCTCTAGAGGCCGGCGCAGAAATTCGCGAAGTCTGCTTCCATAAATTCAGCCCTCAGGGTGTCAGCGGCGTGGTGGTCATTTCCGAATCGCACCTGGCAATCCACACGTGGCCGGAGTTAGGGTATGCTGCCGTAGACGTGTTTACCTGTGGTGAAAGGGTAAACCCCTGGGATGCCTGCAGGTATTTAACCGAACAGTTCCAGGCCAGCGAAGTTCACGCTACCGAAATTGAACGGGGCGTCCTGGAACCTCCTCGGGCGGCAGCGGTAAATCTGTAG
- a CDS encoding rubredoxin-like domain-containing protein: MNKWRCSACGYAFEGEAPPEKCPSCQSVCSFVDANCYIPDCGGGSL, encoded by the coding sequence ATGAACAAGTGGCGTTGTTCCGCGTGCGGTTATGCCTTTGAAGGCGAAGCGCCGCCGGAGAAATGTCCTTCCTGCCAGTCGGTTTGCAGTTTTGTGGACGCCAACTGCTATATACCGGACTGCGGGGGCGGGTCCTTGTAG
- the rbr gene encoding rubrerythrin — protein MSNIKGSRTEKNLLTAFAGESQARNRYTYYASQAKKEGYEQIAAIFLETADNEKEHAKRLFKFLEGGEVEISAAFPAGTISNTAVNLAASADGENHEHATMYPEFAQVAEEEGFKEIAAVFRAIARAEKGHEERFRALLANIENNRVFKREEKVTWRCRNCGYIHEGNAAPEICPACAHPQAFFELHVENY, from the coding sequence ATGTCAAATATTAAAGGTTCTCGCACCGAAAAAAACCTGCTGACGGCCTTTGCCGGCGAGTCCCAGGCTCGCAACCGTTATACTTATTATGCCAGCCAGGCCAAAAAAGAAGGCTATGAGCAAATAGCAGCCATCTTTTTAGAGACGGCCGATAACGAAAAGGAACATGCCAAGCGTCTCTTTAAATTCCTGGAAGGCGGCGAAGTAGAAATTAGCGCCGCTTTCCCGGCAGGTACTATCTCTAATACGGCTGTAAATCTTGCCGCCAGCGCCGATGGAGAAAATCACGAGCATGCCACCATGTATCCAGAGTTTGCCCAGGTGGCTGAAGAAGAAGGTTTCAAGGAAATAGCCGCCGTTTTTCGGGCCATTGCCCGGGCTGAAAAAGGACACGAAGAACGCTTCCGCGCCCTGCTGGCTAATATAGAAAACAATCGTGTCTTTAAGCGGGAAGAAAAGGTGACCTGGCGTTGCCGCAACTGCGGTTATATACACGAGGGCAACGCGGCCCCAGAAATATGTCCCGCCTGTGCCCATCCCCAGGCGTTCTTTGAACTACACGTGGAAAATTATTAA